In a genomic window of Neisseria flavescens:
- the galU gene encoding UTP--glucose-1-phosphate uridylyltransferase GalU — MKPIKKCVFPVAGMGTRFLPATKASPKEMLPILDKPLIQYAVEEAVEAGCTEMVFITGRNKRSIEDHFDKAYELETELELRQKDKLLEHVRDILPPNITCMYIRQTEALGLGHAVLCAQAAVGNEPFAVILADDLIDIPKGALKQMVDVYNQSGNSILGVETVDPSQTSSYGIVEVEQLKNYQRITNIVEKPKPEEAPSNLAVVGRYILTPRIFDLLTNLPRGAGNEIQLTDGIARLLDHEFVLAHAFDGKRYDCGSKLGYLEATVAYGLKHPETGEQFKELLKQYA, encoded by the coding sequence ATGAAACCCATTAAAAAATGCGTCTTCCCCGTTGCCGGTATGGGCACCCGTTTCTTGCCTGCGACCAAAGCCAGCCCCAAAGAAATGCTGCCTATCTTGGACAAACCTCTGATTCAATATGCAGTTGAAGAAGCGGTTGAAGCCGGTTGTACCGAAATGGTGTTTATCACCGGCCGTAACAAACGCAGTATCGAAGACCACTTCGACAAAGCATACGAGTTGGAAACCGAATTGGAATTGCGTCAAAAAGACAAACTGTTGGAGCATGTTCGCGATATCCTGCCTCCCAACATTACCTGCATGTACATCCGTCAAACTGAAGCATTGGGTTTGGGTCATGCCGTATTGTGCGCGCAGGCTGCCGTTGGTAACGAGCCTTTCGCCGTTATTTTGGCAGACGATTTGATTGACATTCCTAAAGGCGCGTTGAAACAGATGGTTGATGTGTACAACCAAAGCGGTAACAGCATTTTAGGCGTTGAAACCGTTGATCCTTCTCAAACAAGCTCTTATGGTATTGTCGAAGTTGAACAGCTGAAAAACTATCAACGTATCACCAACATCGTTGAAAAACCCAAACCGGAAGAAGCGCCTTCCAACCTTGCTGTTGTCGGCCGCTACATCCTGACTCCGCGTATTTTTGACTTGTTGACCAACCTGCCCCGAGGTGCCGGTAACGAAATCCAACTGACAGACGGTATTGCACGCCTGCTCGACCATGAGTTTGTGTTGGCTCACGCATTTGATGGCAAACGCTACGACTGCGGCAGCAAATTGGGTTACCTTGAAGCAACCGTGGCCTATGGTTTGAAACACCCTGAAACTGGCGAACAATTCAAAGAATTGCTCAAACAATACGCTTAG
- a CDS encoding TrkH family potassium uptake protein gives MMYLYKGFRLGGAVSKVMPIIHVLSKLGLLFSLLLAVPTLMSYFYHDSAFFVFAYTALTVLLVSCVTWVLTLRFNRELRPRDGFTLVLMLWLAFAVVAAMPIYFYMPSMSFTDAFFEAMSGLTTTGATVISGLDTLAPSVNFWRHMLNWLGGMGIIVLAVAILPMLGVGGTQLFKAEIPGMDKESKMAPRISQVAKRLWFAYALTTAAAFVSLHIAGMGWFDALCHAMAAVSLGGFSTHDDSVAYFDSVAVEWTLMFFTVWSGINFASHFTALGNRSLQVYWKDEECRSMLLVLSGSILISALYLWQQDVYQSLGEALRFVSFNFVSIGLASGFSNADFAQWPLIVSLWMFFLANVLANSGSMGGGIKNVRALVLFKFSLREMLILLHPRAVRTVKVNNRSIPDRMALTVMSFIFIYFMTVIVFSFLLMAAGLDFLSAFTAVIACITNAGPGLGAVGPSHNYAALSDVQTWLCTAVMLLGRLEIFTVLILLTPAYWKK, from the coding sequence ATGATGTATTTGTATAAGGGGTTCAGATTGGGTGGTGCGGTAAGCAAGGTTATGCCGATTATCCATGTATTGTCCAAGCTGGGGCTGTTGTTTTCACTGCTGTTGGCCGTGCCGACACTGATGTCGTATTTTTATCACGACAGCGCGTTTTTCGTGTTTGCCTATACGGCGTTGACGGTATTGTTGGTGTCGTGCGTTACTTGGGTGTTGACTTTGCGTTTCAACCGTGAATTGCGGCCGCGTGACGGATTTACCCTGGTATTGATGCTGTGGCTGGCCTTTGCCGTCGTGGCGGCGATGCCGATTTATTTCTATATGCCGTCCATGAGTTTCACTGATGCGTTTTTTGAAGCGATGTCGGGGCTGACGACAACGGGGGCAACAGTGATTTCCGGCTTGGATACGTTGGCACCGTCGGTGAATTTTTGGCGGCACATGCTCAACTGGCTCGGCGGTATGGGTATTATCGTGCTGGCTGTGGCGATTTTGCCGATGTTGGGCGTGGGGGGGACGCAGCTTTTCAAAGCGGAAATTCCGGGTATGGATAAGGAAAGCAAGATGGCTCCCCGCATTTCGCAAGTGGCCAAACGGCTGTGGTTTGCCTATGCGCTGACAACTGCTGCCGCCTTTGTATCCTTGCATATTGCCGGCATGGGCTGGTTTGATGCCTTGTGTCATGCGATGGCGGCAGTGTCCTTGGGCGGTTTTTCGACACATGATGACAGCGTTGCTTATTTTGATTCCGTAGCAGTTGAATGGACGTTGATGTTTTTTACCGTCTGGAGCGGTATCAATTTTGCCAGCCACTTTACTGCGCTGGGCAACCGCTCTTTGCAGGTGTATTGGAAAGATGAAGAATGCCGTTCCATGCTGCTGGTTTTGTCGGGCAGTATTTTGATTTCGGCATTGTATTTATGGCAGCAGGATGTTTATCAAAGCCTTGGCGAAGCTTTGCGCTTTGTCAGCTTCAACTTTGTGTCCATCGGATTGGCAAGCGGTTTCTCCAATGCTGACTTTGCCCAATGGCCGCTGATTGTGTCATTGTGGATGTTTTTCCTGGCGAACGTATTGGCAAATTCAGGCTCTATGGGTGGCGGTATTAAAAACGTACGGGCGTTGGTGTTGTTCAAATTCAGCTTGCGCGAAATGCTGATTTTGTTGCACCCTCGTGCGGTTCGTACGGTAAAGGTCAACAACCGCTCCATTCCGGATCGCATGGCGCTGACCGTCATGTCGTTCATCTTTATTTATTTTATGACGGTCATCGTATTCAGCTTTTTACTGATGGCGGCAGGCTTGGACTTTTTATCCGCCTTTACGGCAGTCATTGCCTGTATTACCAATGCAGGGCCGGGTTTAGGCGCAGTTGGTCCGTCGCATAATTATGCCGCGCTGAGCGATGTACAGACGTGGCTGTGTACGGCGGTGATGTTGTTGGGACGTTTGGAGATTTTTACCGTTCTGATTTTGCTGACTCCGGCATATTGGAAGAAATAA
- a CDS encoding type B 50S ribosomal protein L31 translates to MKPDIHPDNYRTVLFYDSGADQGWLIRSCANTHGKTMVWKDGVEYPLFSLDTSSASHPVYTGKQRNVNVEGRASKFNQRYQSMMSSFRKDK, encoded by the coding sequence ATGAAACCCGATATCCACCCAGACAACTATCGTACCGTCCTGTTTTACGACAGCGGTGCAGACCAAGGATGGCTCATCCGTTCATGCGCCAATACCCACGGAAAAACCATGGTCTGGAAAGACGGAGTAGAGTATCCCCTCTTCTCTCTTGATACCTCTTCCGCGTCCCACCCCGTATACACAGGCAAACAACGCAATGTCAATGTCGAAGGCCGCGCCAGCAAGTTCAACCAACGTTACCAATCCATGATGTCTTCTTTCAGAAAGGATAAATGA
- the ykgO gene encoding type B 50S ribosomal protein L36, whose translation MQVLSSLKTAKKRHRDCQIVRRKGKVYVICKSNPRFKARQR comes from the coding sequence ATGCAAGTCCTCTCATCCCTGAAAACTGCAAAAAAACGACACCGCGACTGCCAAATTGTCCGCCGAAAAGGCAAAGTGTACGTCATTTGCAAGAGCAATCCCCGTTTTAAAGCACGCCAGCGTTAA
- a CDS encoding MliC family protein: MKVKALLAIAAAMSLTACAAPEAHRHDHGQRHDMHNHDMHNHGRVQSFSCENGLSVQVRNLSTNQVELRLDDKVATLSSAVAGSGERYVANQGLFGKGAEWHQKGSEAFFGFTDPYGNKVETSCSAR, encoded by the coding sequence ATGAAAGTAAAAGCCCTGCTTGCAATTGCCGCTGCCATGAGCCTCACTGCCTGTGCCGCACCTGAAGCCCATCGCCATGACCATGGTCAACGTCATGACATGCACAACCATGATATGCACAACCATGGCCGTGTTCAATCATTCAGCTGCGAAAATGGCCTGTCTGTACAAGTCCGCAACCTGAGCACCAACCAAGTTGAACTACGTCTGGACGACAAAGTTGCCACCCTGTCTTCTGCCGTTGCAGGTTCAGGCGAACGCTATGTTGCCAACCAAGGTCTGTTCGGTAAAGGTGCTGAATGGCATCAAAAAGGCAGCGAAGCATTCTTCGGCTTCACTGACCCATACGGCAACAAAGTAGAAACTTCTTGCTCTGCCCGCTAA
- a CDS encoding DUF5071 domain-containing protein produces the protein MRPKDKFDIKACKKIKDCNDEELIEMGEWLSGWLGDANFPVFSEIIEIFVERQDTLLPFVSNIFYSNDSICIYWVLLELYPKLSYQNQVALAIDLEHCLHNISEKLILDEDDENLKEILEKVLN, from the coding sequence ATGCGTCCTAAAGATAAGTTTGACATCAAGGCTTGCAAAAAAATTAAGGACTGCAACGATGAGGAATTAATTGAGATGGGGGAGTGGCTCTCAGGATGGTTGGGAGATGCGAACTTTCCTGTTTTTAGTGAAATTATCGAAATCTTTGTAGAACGACAAGACACATTACTTCCATTCGTTTCAAATATTTTTTACTCAAATGATAGTATATGCATTTATTGGGTTTTACTTGAACTCTATCCAAAATTATCCTATCAAAACCAAGTAGCCTTAGCCATTGATTTGGAACATTGTCTTCATAATATTTCAGAAAAATTAATTTTGGATGAAGATGATGAAAACCTTAAAGAAATCTTGGAAAAAGTTTTAAATTAA
- the ileS gene encoding isoleucine--tRNA ligase, which translates to MTDYSKTVNLLESPFPMRGNLAKREPAWLKSWYEQKRYQKLREIAKGRPKFILHDGPPYANGDIHIGHAVNKILKDIIIRSKTQAGFDAPYVPGWDCHGLPIEVMVEKLHGKDMPKARFRELCREYAAEQIARQKKDFIRLGVLGDWDHPYLTMDFKTEADTVRMLGEIYKSGYLYRGAKPVQFCLDCGSSLAEAEVEYKDKVSPAIDVGYPFKDTAALAAAFGLAGIEGKAFAVIWTTTPWTLPASQAVSAGADVVYQLIDTPKGKLVLAKDLAEDALKRYGFSDGIAILAETTGDKLENLHMNHPFLERDIPMLNGDHVTTDAGTGLVHTAPAHGLEDYAVCNKYGIELYNPVNAEGKYISETPRVAGMRVWEANPVILQWLEETGNLLASSKIEHSYAHCWRHKTPLIYRATGQWFVGMDKAGADGKTLRDKAIKAVDDTEFFPSWGRARLEAMIEGRPDWVVSRQRYWGTPMTFFVHKETGELHPNSAELLEKVAQKIEEKGIEAWFSLDKSELLSAEDCENYDKLSDTMDVWFDSGSTHYSVVKQREELEWPADLYLEGSDQHRGWFQSSMLTGCASSMGRAPYKQLLTHGFVVDQNGRKMSKSIGNVVAPQEVYNEFGADILRLWAASTDYSGELAISREILKRVTESYRRIRNTLSFLFANLSDFNPIEDAVQQADMVEIDRYALVLARQLQERLAGDYYPRYAFHFAVKEMVSFCSEDLGAFYLDILKDRLYTTKADSHARRSAQTALYHITRSLVLLIAPILCFTGEEAWDIIGGGEEDSVLFHTWHEFPTINEKAEAELVKKWTAVRKVREAVTAAIEPLRADKTVGSSLQAEAEITAPEEMAGYLNALGEELRFALLVSKAEVKVGDELAVTAKASDGEKCERCWHYTHDVGAVAGHETICKRCADNVDGKGEDRHYA; encoded by the coding sequence ATGACCGATTACAGTAAAACCGTCAACCTGCTCGAAAGCCCGTTTCCGATGCGCGGCAATCTTGCCAAGCGCGAGCCTGCATGGCTGAAAAGCTGGTACGAGCAAAAACGCTACCAAAAACTGCGCGAAATCGCCAAAGGCCGTCCGAAATTCATCCTGCACGACGGCCCGCCGTATGCCAACGGCGACATCCACATCGGTCACGCCGTCAACAAAATTCTCAAAGACATCATTATCCGCAGCAAAACCCAAGCCGGTTTTGACGCGCCTTATGTGCCGGGTTGGGACTGTCACGGTTTGCCTATCGAAGTGATGGTAGAAAAGCTGCACGGCAAAGACATGCCCAAAGCGCGTTTCCGTGAATTGTGCCGCGAATACGCCGCCGAACAGATTGCCCGTCAGAAAAAAGACTTTATCCGCTTGGGCGTGTTGGGCGACTGGGACCATCCTTACCTGACTATGGATTTTAAAACCGAAGCCGATACCGTGCGTATGCTCGGCGAAATCTACAAATCCGGCTATCTCTACCGGGGCGCGAAACCGGTTCAATTCTGCTTGGACTGCGGTTCTTCGCTGGCGGAAGCGGAAGTGGAATACAAAGACAAAGTATCGCCTGCGATTGACGTGGGCTATCCGTTTAAAGACACCGCCGCGCTTGCCGCCGCATTCGGTTTGGCAGGTATCGAAGGCAAAGCGTTTGCCGTCATCTGGACGACCACGCCTTGGACGCTGCCTGCGAGCCAAGCTGTTTCAGCTGGCGCAGACGTGGTTTACCAACTGATTGATACGCCCAAAGGCAAATTGGTGCTGGCGAAAGATTTGGCGGAAGACGCTTTGAAACGCTACGGTTTTTCAGACGGCATCGCCATCCTTGCCGAAACCACCGGTGACAAGCTGGAAAACCTGCATATGAACCATCCGTTTTTGGAACGCGATATTCCTATGCTCAACGGCGACCACGTTACCACCGATGCCGGTACCGGCTTGGTTCATACTGCGCCTGCGCACGGTCTGGAAGACTACGCCGTCTGCAACAAATACGGCATCGAGCTTTACAACCCCGTCAACGCCGAGGGCAAATACATTAGCGAAACGCCGCGCGTTGCCGGTATGCGTGTTTGGGAGGCGAACCCCGTCATCCTGCAATGGCTGGAAGAAACCGGCAACCTTTTGGCAAGCAGCAAAATCGAACACAGCTACGCACACTGCTGGCGCCACAAAACGCCGTTGATTTACCGTGCGACCGGCCAATGGTTTGTTGGTATGGATAAAGCAGGTGCCGATGGTAAAACCTTGCGCGATAAAGCCATCAAAGCCGTTGATGACACTGAATTTTTCCCATCATGGGGTCGCGCGCGTTTGGAAGCCATGATTGAAGGCCGTCCTGACTGGGTGGTTTCACGCCAACGCTACTGGGGTACGCCGATGACCTTCTTCGTCCACAAAGAAACCGGTGAACTGCATCCAAACTCTGCCGAGTTGTTGGAAAAAGTTGCCCAAAAAATCGAAGAAAAAGGCATCGAAGCATGGTTTTCTCTTGATAAGAGCGAACTCTTGAGTGCGGAAGATTGCGAAAATTACGATAAACTTTCTGACACAATGGACGTATGGTTCGACTCCGGCTCGACCCATTATTCCGTTGTGAAACAACGCGAAGAATTGGAATGGCCGGCTGATTTGTATCTCGAAGGCAGCGACCAACACCGCGGCTGGTTTCAATCGTCCATGCTGACCGGCTGCGCCTCATCCATGGGTCGCGCGCCATACAAACAGCTGTTGACCCACGGTTTCGTGGTTGACCAAAACGGCCGCAAAATGTCGAAATCCATCGGCAACGTCGTCGCGCCGCAAGAAGTGTATAACGAGTTCGGCGCGGACATCCTGCGCTTGTGGGCGGCATCCACCGATTACAGCGGCGAATTGGCGATTTCCAGAGAAATCCTCAAACGCGTTACCGAAAGCTACCGCCGTATCCGCAACACCTTGAGCTTCCTGTTTGCCAACCTCAGCGACTTCAATCCTATTGAAGATGCGGTACAACAGGCAGACATGGTGGAAATTGACCGCTACGCCCTGGTATTGGCACGTCAGCTGCAAGAGCGTCTGGCAGGCGATTACTATCCGCGCTATGCCTTCCATTTTGCCGTAAAAGAAATGGTTTCTTTCTGCTCGGAAGACTTGGGCGCGTTCTACCTCGATATCCTGAAAGACCGCCTCTACACCACCAAAGCAGACAGCCATGCACGCCGCAGCGCGCAAACTGCCCTGTATCACATCACACGCAGTTTGGTTCTGCTGATTGCTCCGATTTTGTGCTTCACCGGCGAAGAAGCGTGGGACATCATCGGCGGCGGCGAAGAAGACAGCGTGCTTTTCCACACCTGGCACGAGTTCCCGACCATCAACGAAAAAGCCGAAGCCGAATTGGTGAAAAAATGGACGGCAGTCCGCAAAGTGCGCGAAGCCGTAACCGCCGCCATCGAGCCTTTGCGCGCCGACAAAACCGTCGGTTCGTCCTTGCAAGCCGAAGCCGAAATTACCGCGCCGGAAGAAATGGCCGGCTACCTGAACGCTTTGGGAGAAGAGTTGCGTTTTGCTTTGCTGGTGTCTAAAGCTGAAGTGAAAGTAGGTGATGAACTTGCTGTAACCGCTAAAGCCAGCGATGGTGAAAAATGCGAACGCTGCTGGCACTACACCCACGATGTGGGCGCAGTTGCAGGCCATGAAACCATCTGTAAACGTTGTGCCGACAACGTTGACGGTAAAGGCGAAGACAGACATTACGCTTAA
- the ribF gene encoding bifunctional riboflavin kinase/FAD synthetase has translation MNIWLGQRHAPKFPQGAAVTIGNFDGVHLGHKHILQKLKREADQRGLPVVVVVFEPQPKEFFARKAGKKLPYRISPLRTKLRLLRETGCVDAVWVLCFNQAFSDMSAQAFIDQLLRQTLNTRYLLIGDDFRFGAGREGCFELLAQQPDMQTERTPSVIVEDIRTSSTAVRQALSDGKLEYAKRLLGHDYVLSGKVKHGQKLGRTINAPTANVQLPPYHYALSGVFVVEADGTFGTRRGVASFGFNPTVSNNRSQKLEVHLFDFNGDLYGQRIFVRFLHKLRDEKKFESIEALKTQILQDMEDAKVWEA, from the coding sequence ATGAACATCTGGCTTGGACAGCGACACGCGCCCAAATTTCCGCAAGGAGCCGCCGTAACCATCGGCAACTTCGACGGCGTACACCTCGGGCATAAACACATTCTACAAAAACTCAAACGAGAGGCAGACCAGCGCGGTCTGCCTGTTGTCGTTGTTGTTTTTGAGCCTCAGCCCAAAGAATTTTTTGCGCGCAAAGCCGGGAAAAAGCTACCTTACCGTATCAGTCCGCTGCGTACCAAATTGCGCCTTTTGCGTGAAACCGGCTGTGTGGATGCCGTTTGGGTCTTGTGTTTTAACCAAGCTTTCTCCGATATGAGCGCACAAGCGTTTATCGACCAGCTTTTGCGCCAAACACTCAATACGCGGTATCTGCTGATTGGCGACGATTTCCGTTTCGGTGCCGGCCGTGAAGGCTGTTTTGAACTCTTGGCTCAACAGCCCGATATGCAAACCGAGCGCACGCCGTCCGTTATCGTTGAAGACATCCGCACCAGCAGTACCGCCGTCCGCCAAGCCCTTTCAGACGGCAAGTTGGAATATGCCAAAAGACTGTTGGGCCATGATTATGTGTTGAGCGGAAAGGTCAAACACGGACAAAAACTCGGCCGTACCATCAACGCACCTACCGCCAATGTCCAGCTTCCTCCGTATCATTATGCGTTAAGCGGCGTATTTGTCGTTGAGGCAGACGGCACATTCGGCACGCGCCGAGGCGTTGCCAGCTTTGGTTTTAACCCTACTGTCAGCAACAACCGCTCGCAGAAGCTGGAAGTCCATCTGTTCGATTTCAACGGCGATTTGTACGGCCAACGCATCTTCGTCCGCTTCCTGCACAAACTGCGGGACGAGAAAAAATTTGAGAGTATCGAAGCATTGAAAACCCAAATTTTGCAAGATATGGAAGATGCGAAGGTTTGGGAAGCATAG
- a CDS encoding YoaK family protein, with protein sequence MNDDKRPHSYRPRHHRQHTPPFWQADRPYLHEHNISDARFRRLGYIMAFLAGAINAGGFFAFSRYTSHVTGSMSLLADVLYLQEWSMAIIATISVLCFIAGAAHSGWVILWTQQMRFRGSFGFSMWLEAVYLLIFGLFGIAAMEWDFGGSDFIMPSLALFLLCFIMGMHNTVITLLSGCAIRSTHMTGTATDLGIEISRALYYSKQHHPRLPHVRVNKPKMWLLSGLMLSFLLGGVVGVWGYHLVGHHFALPVSAVLFILGAGSVGYDVKVRLKWAFVSWYRRKKKKRKKS encoded by the coding sequence ATGAACGACGACAAACGACCCCACTCTTACCGACCGCGCCACCATAGGCAACACACGCCGCCGTTTTGGCAGGCAGACCGTCCGTACCTGCACGAACACAATATTTCCGATGCCCGTTTCAGACGGCTTGGTTACATCATGGCCTTTCTTGCCGGTGCGATTAATGCCGGCGGCTTCTTCGCATTCTCACGTTATACCTCCCACGTTACCGGCTCTATGTCGCTGTTGGCAGATGTTTTGTATCTTCAAGAGTGGAGCATGGCCATTATCGCCACGATTAGCGTGTTGTGTTTTATTGCCGGAGCCGCGCATTCGGGCTGGGTCATTTTGTGGACGCAGCAAATGCGTTTCCGTGGCAGCTTTGGTTTTTCCATGTGGCTGGAAGCGGTTTATCTGTTGATTTTCGGCTTATTCGGCATTGCCGCGATGGAATGGGATTTTGGCGGATCGGATTTCATCATGCCATCTTTAGCATTGTTTTTATTATGCTTTATCATGGGCATGCACAATACCGTGATTACGCTTTTGTCCGGATGCGCCATCCGCTCCACCCATATGACCGGCACGGCAACCGATTTGGGCATTGAAATTTCACGCGCACTTTATTATTCCAAACAACATCATCCGCGCCTGCCGCACGTCCGCGTCAACAAACCGAAAATGTGGCTTTTAAGCGGCTTGATGCTGTCGTTTTTACTGGGCGGCGTGGTTGGCGTATGGGGTTATCATTTGGTCGGCCATCATTTCGCCCTGCCCGTTTCCGCCGTTTTGTTCATACTGGGCGCAGGCTCGGTGGGATACGATGTCAAAGTCAGACTGAAATGGGCATTTGTCAGCTGGTATCGCCGTAAAAAGAAAAAACGGAAGAAATCGTAA
- a CDS encoding NAD(P)H-dependent flavin oxidoreductase, giving the protein MHNNFDPLIIRGKSLIPVVQGGMGVGVSASKLSSAVARENGVGTIASVDLRHLHEDLLAESKIDSSEEKYTRLNCIALDREIKKAKADSEGKGMIAVNVMKAVKDHAAYVRQACESGADAIVMGAGLPLDLPEMTEGYHKDVALFPILSESRGINIVLKRWMKKGILPDAIVIEHPAHAAGHLGAATVDGVNDAKFEFKRVIEETFEVFKNLGLESEKIPLVLAGGMANFEKIKTALKNWGASAVQIGTAFAVTEEGDAHINFKKTLAGAETEKVVEFMSVAGLPARGVRTKFLDSYIKREAKLQANAKNDPRRCTQGLNCLTSCGLRDGLAKAGQFCIDIQLSAAFRGEVDKGLFFRGKDPLPFGNAIRTVQETIHYLLNGSLPVVSAK; this is encoded by the coding sequence ATGCACAACAACTTTGACCCATTGATTATCCGTGGCAAATCACTGATTCCCGTCGTTCAAGGCGGTATGGGTGTAGGCGTTTCCGCATCAAAACTCTCCAGCGCGGTTGCGCGCGAAAACGGCGTGGGTACGATTGCCAGCGTCGATTTGCGCCACTTGCACGAAGATTTGCTGGCCGAATCAAAAATCGATTCCAGCGAAGAAAAATACACCCGCCTCAACTGCATCGCGCTTGACCGTGAAATCAAAAAAGCCAAAGCCGATTCAGAAGGCAAAGGCATGATTGCCGTCAACGTCATGAAAGCCGTCAAAGACCATGCCGCTTACGTCCGTCAGGCCTGCGAATCCGGTGCAGACGCGATTGTGATGGGCGCAGGCTTGCCTTTGGACTTGCCGGAAATGACCGAAGGCTACCACAAAGATGTCGCCCTTTTCCCTATTTTGTCCGAGTCACGCGGTATCAACATCGTTTTGAAACGTTGGATGAAAAAAGGCATCTTGCCCGATGCCATCGTTATCGAACACCCTGCCCACGCAGCCGGCCATTTGGGTGCGGCAACCGTTGACGGCGTGAATGATGCCAAATTCGAGTTCAAACGCGTTATTGAAGAAACATTTGAAGTATTCAAAAACTTGGGCTTGGAAAGCGAAAAAATCCCATTGGTACTCGCCGGCGGCATGGCAAACTTTGAAAAAATCAAAACAGCCTTGAAAAACTGGGGCGCGTCCGCTGTTCAAATCGGTACCGCGTTTGCCGTTACCGAAGAAGGCGATGCCCACATCAACTTCAAGAAAACGCTGGCCGGTGCGGAAACCGAAAAAGTGGTTGAATTCATGTCTGTTGCCGGTTTGCCTGCTCGCGGCGTGCGCACCAAATTCCTCGACAGCTACATCAAACGCGAAGCCAAATTGCAAGCCAATGCCAAAAACGATCCGCGCCGTTGCACCCAAGGCCTGAACTGCCTGACCAGCTGCGGTTTGCGTGACGGTTTGGCCAAAGCCGGTCAATTTTGTATCGACATCCAACTTTCCGCTGCATTCCGCGGCGAAGTCGATAAAGGCCTGTTTTTCCGCGGTAAAGACCCATTGCCGTTTGGCAACGCCATCCGTACGGTTCAAGAAACCATTCATTATCTCTTGAACGGTTCCCTGCCCGTCGTCTCTGCCAAATAA
- the dapC gene encoding succinyldiaminopimelate transaminase produces the protein MNPLLNHLKPYPFARLREAMQGIDAPEGVTPIHLQIGEPKHPTPKVITDALTASLHELEKYPLTAGLHELRQACAEWVARRYDGLSLNPDNEILPVLGSREALFSFIQTVLNPASDDPKPVVISPNPFYQIYEGATILGGGEIHFANCPAPSFNPDWSSLPEDVWQRTKVLIVCSPNNPSGSVLQLEDWKEIFDLQDKYGFVIASDECYSEIYFDGNKPIGGLQAAAQLGRGTRNIVMFTSLSKRSNVPGLRSGFVAGDAELLKNFLLYRTYHGSAMSIPVQRASIAAWNDEEHVIDNRRLYQEKFDRVIPILQQAFDVKLPDASFYIWLKVPDGDDLAFTRNLWQKAAIQVLPGRFLARDTEQGNPGEGYVRIALVADVESCVKAAETMVALYRR, from the coding sequence ATGAACCCATTATTGAACCATCTCAAACCCTATCCTTTCGCCCGCCTGCGTGAAGCCATGCAAGGTATTGATGCACCTGAAGGCGTAACGCCCATTCATCTGCAAATCGGCGAGCCGAAACATCCGACGCCCAAAGTCATCACCGACGCGCTGACCGCCTCCCTGCACGAACTGGAAAAATATCCGCTGACCGCAGGCCTGCACGAACTGCGCCAAGCCTGCGCCGAATGGGTGGCCCGCCGTTATGATGGTTTGAGCCTCAATCCCGACAATGAAATCCTGCCCGTATTGGGCAGCCGGGAAGCTTTGTTTTCTTTTATCCAAACCGTTTTAAATCCGGCTTCAGACGACCCCAAACCGGTTGTTATCAGCCCCAATCCTTTCTATCAAATTTACGAAGGCGCGACTATTTTGGGCGGCGGCGAAATCCATTTTGCCAACTGTCCTGCACCCAGCTTCAATCCCGATTGGAGTAGTCTGCCCGAAGACGTATGGCAGCGCACCAAAGTCCTGATTGTCTGCTCGCCAAACAACCCGAGCGGCAGCGTCCTGCAATTAGAAGACTGGAAAGAAATTTTTGATTTGCAAGACAAATACGGCTTCGTTATTGCCTCTGACGAATGCTATTCCGAAATCTATTTTGACGGCAACAAACCAATCGGCGGTCTGCAGGCTGCGGCACAATTAGGACGCGGCACGCGCAACATCGTGATGTTTACCAGCCTGTCCAAACGCTCCAATGTCCCCGGTTTGCGCTCCGGCTTTGTCGCAGGCGATGCCGAGTTGCTCAAAAACTTCCTGCTCTACCGCACCTACCACGGCAGCGCGATGAGCATTCCCGTCCAACGCGCCAGCATTGCCGCTTGGAACGACGAAGAACACGTCATTGACAACCGCCGCCTCTACCAAGAAAAATTCGACCGCGTCATCCCTATTTTGCAACAGGCATTCGATGTCAAACTGCCTGACGCGTCGTTCTACATTTGGCTGAAAGTTCCCGATGGCGACGACTTGGCATTTACGCGCAACCTGTGGCAGAAAGCCGCTATCCAAGTGTTGCCCGGCCGCTTCCTCGCCCGCGATACCGAACAAGGCAATCCGGGCGAAGGCTACGTCCGCATCGCTTTGGTTGCCGATGTGGAAAGCTGCGTCAAAGCGGCTGAAACCATGGTTGCTTTATACCGCCGATAA